The Cystobacter ferrugineus genome window below encodes:
- a CDS encoding hybrid non-ribosomal peptide synthetase/type I polyketide synthase: MTRSADESPLSGIAVVGMAGRFPGAPDVDSFWANLVAGTESISFFSDAELAAAGVPESVRRRPGYVPAKGVLAGVDQFDAGFFGYSPREAQHLDPQQRLMLECAWEALEDAGLDVAKLPEWVGVYVGAGDTSYRFHLLRGHADPLGGSKEPAGFFGNYPDFLATRLAYKLNLRGPALGIHTACSTSLVCINLAASALRGFECDLALAGGVSLRLPSNSGYVHEEGGVASRDGHCRPFDASAGGTVASDGVALVVLKRLDDALRDGDPIHAVIRGWALNNDGAARAGFSAPSIEGQSEVIALAHAAAGVDARDISYVEAHGTGTPLGDPIEVAALTRAFRAHTPDVGFCTLGAVKSNIGHLDAAAGVAGVIKTVQALRHRVLPPTLHFERPNPALHLEESPFVVHTRVLPWESPRGPRIAGVSSFGIGGTNAHALLQEAPAPEPTAPARPHQVLLLSARSPSALETMASRLAAHLRRHPTLSLADVAYTSQVGRSRFAWRRALVCRDLDEAARLLDTPEPRPAEPLSLEGGPPPLVMMFPGQGTSVVGTARALHDSEPRFREEVERCARLLRDSLGLDVRDVLFPPPGREDEARGLASQTRVAQPALFTLEYALVQTWRSWGLEPAALIGHSLGELVAACVAGVFSLEDALRLVVARGRLMQECPPGAMLAVPLPESELTALLGPALCLAAENGPRACVVSGPDEAVRALAATLDARGVATRRLDTSHAFHSPSMDGCLGPLTTLLRRMPLHAPRIPCLSGLTGQWLTAEEATDASWWARQLREPVRFSRALDTLWSLKRPVLLEVGPGSTLTSLARRHPGRPAAVREVESLPTRPSSRPPCLEDAVGELWRAGLELDWNALHAGRRQRVRLPPYPFERQRYWIEPEVPAALPPPAPVPEAPAAEAPAPEARRPLEDWLYQPGWEPAALQAPVSVPPEGPVLVFGDALGLAEQVLARWLPPGASTRVTRVEAGADFARLGEGAFRIRPAHSEDWNALVLALRDSERLPRHVLHAWAVTPAPDSRVRLEPALLDQGFLGLLQLARALGTHAPEASVRFDILSSFMQAVTAEVPVEPLKATLLGACTVLPLEYPQWTCRSLDVRFDGAWSEELVRALATELGTVPDEASTMVAWHEGKRWVRRFTRQAPVAVPEQPLRERGVYLVAGGLGGVGLVLARTLAQRAKARLALLTRSAFPPREEWAEWMAGAEEDAVPSWRDEVDPSERRRVQHRIRCVRELERLGAEVEVYGVDVADASAMRAVVGQVHARFGSIHGAIHAAATFDDGVIQLRDRAQSERALRTKVHGSVVLHEVLAEEPLDWFILCSSLAAVTGSFGQADYCAANAFQDAYAHALRRGGLVGAKALDWGTWRDTGAAMRLVARTQGAFREEPASLPFSHVLFDSERTSPSGEHAFGLTLRGSADWFVAEHRLGGVPTLPGVAYLELARAACARVTGSQAVEVSELWFLAPLSVPSSESRRVRVLLQPQGEGFELRVESRAPDARAWREHARGRVRAIPSLTEHVQPELLRSLCDREEPVPGAPGEQGPVDAGPRWHGLLRWVRRGPRQMLARLELPERFHGDLARFQLHPALMDIATSYAIPGGTPWLAFGYERVLIQGPLPAQVLSHVSLPEDTGAGARELRLQVRLLDLEGGERVRIDGYLLRPYEGPAATPAPARDNVELTLGTPGLLESLGTRACARPPPGPGQVEISVAASGLNFLDVLGALGMLPALDADEQVLGRECSGRISAMGEGVSGLRVGDEVLAMAAGSFRAHVLVDASQVVLKPASLPLSEGAAQLVPFATAYYSLFPVGRLRRGERVLIHAAAGGLGLAAVQLAQGVGAEIFATAGSEAKREHLRSLGVSHVLDSRDASFAKEIRERTHGRGVDVVLNSLAGELLLAGLSVLAPHGRFLELGKRDLHADLRVGLRALSRGQTFAAIDFGPHHPDFRAVLEEVTVRLAQGELQPLPTRLFPVARAAEAFQYMARARHIGRVAVSMDGVAQVPAAPLASGEAPRPPWEDPQLAGGISSEEGADIFLRALAAPGSRLVISPQDFGARVRGSSGQRGVREKERLVTAGAASPSTQGPVSSLEEAIIQVWKKHLGVERVLPTDSFFQLGGDSLLGIQVVADLRKQLGLELPVSTLFSHPTLSALTEALRARQAPKVDAPTVASPPPSVSALVPEPSARFEPFPLTDVQEAYWVGRRSAFELGGVAAHGYFEIESPTLDVERFIHCWRQLIERHDMLRMIVLPDGRQQVLERVPEYQPEVLDLRGLPPREAEARRLALRERMAHQVLDSERWPLFEIALCLDSRGPRIHMSMDALVLDAWSSAVLRRDFSRLYHSPEQPLEPLEITFRDYVLAERKQREGAAHERSRAYWWARLDSLPPPPELPLVREPSTLENARFTHRETRLAPALWTRLQAHARAHGLTPSAACMAAFSEVLARWSRSPRFTLNLTLFQRLPLHPQVDELVGDFTSLVLLEVDAHRAPTFAERATHLQAQLWRDLEHSGVGAVQLIRELVRTGRRAPGAIVPVVFTSVLSLDARGPSGSLSFFEGELVYSASQTPQVWLDHGVHEDAGALVLSWDAVDALFPPGMVEDMFSAYQRLLEGLATEEAWTGALPELLPPSQRELLAHYNATEAPLPPGRLEEGFLAQARRTPERPALLTEGRTLSYGELARHAATLAARLVELEVRPREFVAIAMRKGWEQAVAVLGVLQAGAVYLPVDPEQPSSRLHQLLEEGRVRVVLTQSVLEPRVSWPPGVRVLAVDALAPTDAAPPPRGTPEDLAYVIYTSGSTGRPKGVAIEHRAALNTLVDINTRFGFGPEDRILGVSALTFDLSVQDILGPLRVGGALVLPSAEQEKDPAHWWERLVSGRVTVWNSTPALMGLLVEYAEGRGLALPPALRLVMLSGDWIPLDLPGCIRALGAHVQMVSLGGATEASIWSIAHPIGEVSPDWKSIPYGTPLANQRFHVLDGRLQPRPVGVPGELYIGGVGLAREYWADPTITAERFLTHPVTGERLYRTGDHGRMLPEGVIEFLGREDSQVKVQGFRVELGEIESALARHPELSASVVVARGEPRGERRLVGYVVPRPGQAPTGGELRRFLAERLPAYMVPSTFVTLDSLPRSRNGKIARDQLPEPREQAAPPAAVAAPSSQDALTRRLTALVQEVLRLERLTPNDNLLDLGADSVALIRLINRLDTELGFRPRLADIYAHASVEGLLALYGRVAGEKPKAPVQGGAPRAAVRLVEDREAFKASRPGLRRFPEGTAAVALDVGTAPPPRRRSVRVFGLEPVTREQMGRLLAPLRELSVEDTTRYLYASAGGLYPVQTYLHVKPGRVVGLAAGTWYHDPSTHQLVPLSAGAELDRRIHDAHQNRAIFDSAAFSLFLVGRMGAIEPLYAEHSLHFATLEAGLMTQLLDLDAASHGLGLCHIGELDFAPVRALLRLDEDHVLLHSLVGGGLPSHRAPGEAPAPGPGAPSRQVEELLRQVKALSPEAARKLLAARRGPSGERNE, translated from the coding sequence ATGACGCGTAGCGCGGACGAGTCGCCCCTGTCGGGCATCGCCGTGGTGGGAATGGCCGGCCGCTTCCCGGGCGCGCCCGACGTCGACTCCTTCTGGGCCAACCTGGTGGCGGGCACCGAGTCCATCTCCTTCTTCTCCGACGCGGAGCTGGCGGCGGCGGGCGTGCCCGAGTCCGTGCGCCGCCGCCCCGGCTACGTCCCCGCCAAGGGCGTGCTCGCGGGGGTGGACCAGTTCGACGCGGGCTTCTTCGGCTACTCGCCGCGCGAGGCCCAGCACCTGGATCCCCAACAGCGGCTGATGCTCGAGTGCGCCTGGGAGGCCCTGGAGGACGCGGGCCTGGACGTGGCGAAGCTGCCCGAGTGGGTCGGCGTGTACGTGGGCGCGGGGGACACCAGCTACCGCTTCCACCTGCTGCGTGGGCACGCGGATCCGCTCGGAGGCTCCAAGGAGCCCGCGGGCTTCTTCGGCAACTACCCGGACTTCCTCGCCACCCGGCTGGCCTACAAGCTCAACCTGCGCGGCCCCGCGCTCGGCATCCACACCGCGTGCTCCACGTCGCTCGTGTGCATCAACCTGGCGGCCAGCGCGCTGCGCGGCTTCGAGTGCGACCTGGCGCTGGCCGGTGGCGTCTCGCTGCGGCTGCCGTCGAACTCGGGCTACGTGCACGAGGAGGGCGGCGTGGCGTCGAGGGATGGGCACTGCCGCCCCTTCGACGCGAGCGCGGGCGGCACCGTGGCGAGCGACGGCGTGGCCCTGGTGGTGCTCAAGCGCCTGGACGACGCGCTCCGGGATGGAGACCCCATCCACGCCGTCATCCGGGGGTGGGCCCTCAATAATGATGGGGCCGCCCGCGCGGGCTTCTCCGCTCCCAGCATCGAGGGGCAGTCGGAAGTCATCGCCCTGGCCCACGCGGCGGCGGGAGTCGATGCGCGGGACATCTCCTACGTGGAGGCGCATGGCACCGGCACCCCCCTGGGCGACCCCATCGAGGTGGCGGCGCTCACCCGGGCCTTCCGCGCGCATACCCCGGACGTGGGCTTCTGCACGCTCGGCGCGGTGAAGTCGAACATCGGCCACCTGGATGCCGCGGCGGGCGTGGCCGGCGTCATCAAGACGGTGCAGGCGCTGCGCCACCGCGTCCTCCCCCCCACCCTGCACTTCGAGCGCCCCAACCCCGCGCTCCACCTGGAGGAGAGCCCCTTCGTCGTCCACACGCGGGTGCTCCCATGGGAAAGCCCTCGGGGACCCCGCATCGCCGGCGTGAGCTCCTTCGGCATCGGCGGCACCAACGCCCATGCGCTCCTCCAGGAGGCACCCGCCCCAGAGCCCACCGCGCCCGCGCGGCCCCACCAGGTGCTGCTGCTGTCCGCCCGGAGTCCCAGCGCCCTGGAGACCATGGCGTCCCGGCTCGCGGCCCACCTGCGCCGCCACCCCACCCTGTCGCTGGCCGACGTCGCCTATACCTCGCAGGTCGGCCGGAGCCGCTTCGCCTGGCGGCGCGCGCTCGTCTGCCGCGACCTGGACGAGGCCGCGCGGCTCCTGGACACCCCCGAGCCCCGGCCCGCCGAGCCCCTGTCGCTCGAGGGGGGGCCGCCTCCCCTGGTGATGATGTTCCCCGGCCAGGGCACGTCCGTGGTGGGTACCGCGCGCGCCCTCCATGACTCGGAGCCCCGCTTCCGCGAGGAGGTGGAGCGCTGTGCCCGGCTGCTGCGCGACTCCCTGGGACTGGACGTGCGCGACGTGCTCTTCCCCCCGCCCGGGCGCGAGGACGAGGCGCGCGGGCTGGCCTCCCAGACGCGCGTGGCCCAGCCCGCGCTCTTCACCCTGGAGTACGCGCTGGTCCAGACGTGGCGGAGCTGGGGGCTCGAGCCCGCCGCGCTCATCGGCCACAGCCTGGGCGAGCTGGTGGCGGCATGTGTCGCGGGGGTGTTCTCCCTGGAGGACGCGCTGCGGCTCGTGGTGGCCCGCGGCCGGCTCATGCAGGAGTGCCCGCCGGGCGCCATGCTCGCCGTGCCCCTGCCCGAGTCCGAGCTGACGGCGCTGCTCGGTCCGGCCCTGTGCCTCGCCGCGGAGAACGGGCCCCGGGCCTGCGTCGTCTCGGGCCCGGACGAGGCCGTGCGCGCGCTCGCGGCCACCCTGGATGCTCGCGGGGTGGCCACCCGCCGCCTGGACACCTCCCACGCCTTCCACTCGCCCTCCATGGACGGGTGTCTGGGGCCCCTCACCACCCTGCTGCGGCGCATGCCTCTGCACGCCCCCCGCATCCCCTGTCTGTCCGGCCTCACCGGCCAGTGGCTCACCGCCGAGGAGGCCACGGATGCGTCCTGGTGGGCCCGTCAGCTGCGCGAGCCCGTGCGTTTCTCCCGCGCCCTGGACACCCTCTGGAGCTTGAAGCGCCCCGTGCTGCTCGAGGTGGGCCCGGGCTCCACGCTCACCTCGCTCGCGCGGCGCCACCCCGGGCGCCCCGCCGCCGTCCGCGAGGTGGAGAGTCTTCCCACCCGGCCCTCCTCCCGGCCCCCGTGTCTCGAGGACGCCGTGGGCGAGTTGTGGCGGGCGGGGCTCGAGCTGGATTGGAATGCCCTGCACGCCGGCCGCCGTCAGCGCGTGCGGCTGCCTCCCTATCCCTTCGAGCGTCAGCGCTACTGGATTGAGCCGGAGGTGCCCGCCGCGCTTCCCCCTCCCGCGCCCGTCCCCGAGGCCCCGGCGGCGGAGGCCCCAGCGCCCGAGGCCCGGCGGCCCCTGGAGGACTGGCTCTATCAGCCCGGCTGGGAGCCGGCCGCGCTCCAGGCGCCGGTGAGCGTGCCCCCCGAGGGTCCGGTGCTCGTGTTCGGCGATGCCCTGGGACTCGCGGAGCAGGTGCTGGCCCGGTGGCTGCCCCCGGGCGCCTCGACGCGCGTCACCCGCGTCGAGGCCGGCGCGGACTTCGCGCGGCTCGGAGAAGGCGCCTTTCGCATCCGTCCCGCGCACTCGGAGGACTGGAACGCGCTCGTCCTGGCGCTCCGGGACTCGGAGCGTCTGCCCCGCCACGTCCTCCACGCCTGGGCGGTGACTCCGGCACCGGACTCCCGGGTCCGCCTGGAGCCAGCGCTCCTGGACCAGGGGTTCCTCGGGCTGCTGCAACTCGCCCGGGCCCTGGGCACGCACGCGCCCGAGGCGTCCGTGCGCTTCGACATCCTCTCCAGCTTCATGCAGGCGGTGACGGCCGAGGTGCCCGTGGAGCCGCTCAAGGCCACCCTGCTGGGCGCGTGCACGGTGCTGCCGCTGGAGTACCCCCAGTGGACGTGCCGGAGCCTGGACGTCCGCTTCGACGGAGCCTGGAGCGAGGAACTGGTGCGCGCCCTCGCCACCGAGCTCGGCACCGTGCCGGACGAGGCGTCGACGATGGTGGCCTGGCACGAGGGGAAGCGCTGGGTGCGGCGGTTCACGCGTCAGGCGCCGGTGGCCGTCCCGGAACAACCCCTGCGCGAGCGCGGCGTCTACCTGGTGGCCGGTGGCCTCGGGGGCGTGGGCCTGGTGCTGGCGAGGACCCTGGCGCAGCGGGCGAAGGCCCGGCTGGCGTTGCTCACCCGCTCCGCCTTCCCTCCCCGGGAGGAGTGGGCGGAGTGGATGGCGGGCGCCGAGGAGGACGCGGTGCCCTCGTGGCGGGACGAGGTGGACCCGTCCGAGCGCCGGCGGGTGCAACACCGCATCCGCTGTGTGCGGGAGCTGGAGCGGCTGGGCGCCGAGGTGGAGGTGTACGGGGTGGACGTGGCCGATGCGTCCGCGATGCGGGCCGTGGTCGGCCAGGTGCATGCCCGCTTCGGCTCCATCCACGGCGCCATCCACGCCGCCGCCACGTTCGACGATGGCGTCATCCAACTGCGCGACCGCGCGCAGTCCGAGCGCGCCCTGCGCACCAAGGTGCACGGCAGCGTGGTGCTCCACGAGGTGCTCGCGGAGGAGCCCCTCGACTGGTTCATCCTGTGCTCGTCGCTGGCGGCCGTGACGGGCTCGTTCGGCCAGGCGGACTACTGCGCGGCCAATGCCTTCCAGGATGCCTATGCGCATGCCCTGCGCCGTGGGGGCCTCGTGGGCGCCAAGGCGCTCGACTGGGGCACGTGGCGCGACACGGGCGCGGCCATGCGGCTGGTGGCGCGGACCCAGGGCGCCTTCCGCGAGGAGCCGGCGTCGCTTCCCTTCTCCCACGTCCTCTTCGACAGCGAGCGAACCAGTCCCTCGGGTGAGCACGCCTTCGGCCTGACGCTCCGGGGAAGCGCGGACTGGTTCGTCGCCGAGCACCGGCTGGGCGGTGTGCCGACCCTGCCGGGCGTGGCCTACCTGGAGCTGGCGCGGGCCGCCTGCGCGCGGGTGACGGGCTCCCAGGCGGTGGAGGTCTCGGAGCTGTGGTTCCTCGCGCCCCTCTCCGTCCCGTCGTCCGAGTCCCGGCGGGTGCGCGTCCTCCTCCAGCCCCAGGGCGAGGGCTTCGAGCTGCGCGTGGAGAGCCGTGCTCCGGACGCGCGCGCGTGGCGGGAGCACGCCCGGGGGCGGGTAAGGGCCATTCCCTCGCTCACCGAGCACGTCCAGCCCGAGCTGCTGCGCTCCCTCTGTGACCGGGAAGAGCCCGTCCCCGGAGCGCCGGGAGAGCAGGGTCCGGTGGACGCGGGTCCTCGCTGGCATGGCCTGCTGCGGTGGGTTCGCCGGGGCCCCCGGCAGATGCTCGCGCGGTTGGAGTTGCCGGAGCGCTTCCATGGCGACCTCGCGCGCTTCCAGCTCCATCCGGCGTTGATGGACATCGCCACGAGCTACGCCATCCCCGGAGGCACGCCGTGGCTGGCCTTCGGCTACGAGCGCGTGCTCATCCAGGGCCCGCTGCCCGCCCAGGTGCTCAGCCACGTGAGCCTGCCCGAGGACACCGGCGCGGGCGCGCGCGAGCTGCGCCTGCAGGTGCGCCTGCTCGACCTCGAGGGCGGGGAGCGGGTGCGGATCGACGGCTACCTGCTGCGGCCCTACGAGGGGCCCGCGGCGACTCCGGCTCCGGCCCGGGACAACGTGGAGCTCACGCTCGGCACGCCGGGGCTCCTGGAGAGCCTGGGCACGCGCGCGTGTGCCCGTCCTCCACCAGGGCCCGGCCAGGTGGAGATCTCCGTGGCCGCCTCCGGCCTCAACTTCCTGGACGTGCTGGGCGCGCTCGGGATGTTGCCCGCGCTCGACGCGGACGAGCAGGTGTTGGGACGCGAGTGCTCGGGACGCATCAGCGCCATGGGCGAGGGCGTCTCCGGCCTGCGCGTGGGCGACGAGGTGCTGGCCATGGCCGCGGGCAGCTTCCGCGCCCACGTGCTCGTCGACGCGAGCCAGGTCGTCCTCAAGCCCGCCTCCCTGCCGCTGTCCGAGGGCGCGGCCCAGTTGGTGCCCTTCGCCACCGCGTATTACTCCCTGTTCCCCGTGGGCCGGTTGCGGCGCGGGGAGCGCGTCCTCATCCACGCGGCGGCGGGAGGGCTGGGGCTCGCCGCGGTGCAGCTCGCCCAGGGCGTGGGCGCGGAGATCTTCGCCACCGCGGGCAGCGAGGCCAAGCGCGAGCACCTGCGCTCGCTCGGTGTCTCCCATGTGCTGGACTCGCGCGATGCCTCCTTCGCGAAGGAGATTCGCGAGCGCACCCACGGGCGGGGCGTGGACGTGGTGCTCAACTCGCTCGCGGGGGAGCTGTTGCTCGCGGGGCTGTCCGTCCTCGCGCCGCACGGCCGCTTCCTGGAGCTGGGCAAGAGGGATCTCCACGCGGATCTGCGCGTGGGCCTGCGCGCCCTCTCCCGGGGACAGACGTTCGCGGCCATCGACTTCGGCCCCCATCACCCGGACTTCCGGGCGGTGCTCGAGGAGGTGACGGTGCGGCTCGCCCAGGGTGAGCTCCAGCCGCTGCCCACCCGGCTCTTCCCCGTCGCGCGCGCCGCCGAGGCCTTCCAATACATGGCCCGGGCCCGGCACATCGGCCGCGTCGCCGTGAGCATGGACGGCGTGGCCCAGGTGCCCGCCGCTCCCCTCGCGTCCGGGGAGGCCCCGCGTCCCCCGTGGGAGGATCCCCAGCTCGCCGGGGGCATCTCCTCCGAGGAAGGCGCGGACATCTTCCTGCGCGCGCTCGCGGCTCCGGGCTCCCGGCTCGTCATCTCTCCCCAGGACTTCGGCGCGCGGGTGCGTGGCTCGAGTGGCCAGCGGGGTGTGCGTGAGAAGGAGCGCCTCGTCACCGCGGGCGCCGCGTCGCCGTCCACCCAGGGGCCGGTGTCCTCGTTGGAGGAGGCCATCATCCAGGTGTGGAAGAAGCACCTGGGCGTGGAGCGGGTGCTGCCCACCGACAGCTTCTTCCAGCTCGGCGGGGACTCGCTCCTGGGCATCCAGGTGGTGGCAGATCTGCGCAAGCAACTGGGACTGGAGCTTCCCGTCTCCACCCTGTTCAGCCACCCCACCCTGTCCGCGCTCACCGAGGCCCTGCGGGCCCGTCAGGCTCCGAAGGTGGACGCGCCCACCGTGGCGTCCCCCCCTCCCTCCGTGTCGGCGCTCGTGCCGGAGCCCTCGGCGCGCTTCGAGCCCTTCCCCCTCACCGACGTGCAGGAGGCCTACTGGGTCGGCCGCCGCTCCGCGTTCGAGCTGGGGGGCGTCGCGGCCCACGGCTACTTCGAGATCGAGAGCCCCACCCTGGACGTGGAGCGCTTCATCCACTGCTGGCGGCAACTCATCGAGCGCCACGACATGCTGCGGATGATCGTCCTGCCGGATGGCCGCCAGCAGGTGCTCGAGCGGGTGCCGGAGTACCAGCCCGAGGTGCTCGACCTGCGTGGCCTGCCGCCCCGGGAGGCCGAGGCCCGCCGGCTCGCGCTGCGCGAGCGCATGGCGCACCAGGTGCTCGACAGCGAGCGCTGGCCGCTGTTCGAGATCGCCCTCTGTCTGGACTCGCGAGGACCGCGCATCCACATGAGCATGGACGCGCTGGTGCTGGATGCATGGAGCTCGGCCGTGCTGCGGCGCGACTTCTCGCGGCTGTACCACTCGCCCGAGCAACCCCTGGAGCCGCTGGAGATCACCTTCCGCGACTACGTGCTGGCCGAGCGCAAGCAGCGCGAGGGCGCCGCCCATGAGCGCTCCCGGGCCTACTGGTGGGCGCGGCTGGACTCGCTGCCGCCTCCGCCCGAGCTGCCCCTGGTGCGCGAGCCCTCCACGCTGGAGAACGCCCGCTTCACCCACCGCGAGACGCGACTCGCCCCGGCGCTGTGGACCCGGCTCCAGGCCCATGCCCGGGCCCATGGCCTCACGCCGTCCGCGGCCTGCATGGCGGCCTTCTCCGAGGTGCTCGCCCGCTGGAGCCGCTCGCCGCGCTTCACCCTCAACCTCACGCTCTTCCAGCGCCTGCCCCTGCACCCCCAGGTGGACGAGCTGGTGGGGGACTTCACCTCGCTCGTGCTGCTCGAGGTGGATGCCCACCGCGCCCCGACCTTCGCCGAGCGCGCCACCCACCTCCAGGCGCAGCTGTGGCGCGACCTGGAGCACAGCGGCGTCGGCGCCGTGCAGCTCATCCGCGAGCTGGTGCGCACGGGCCGCCGCGCGCCGGGCGCCATCGTCCCCGTCGTCTTCACCAGCGTGCTCAGCCTGGATGCGCGAGGCCCCTCGGGCAGCCTGTCCTTCTTCGAGGGCGAGCTGGTGTACAGCGCCAGCCAGACGCCCCAGGTGTGGCTCGACCACGGCGTGCACGAGGACGCGGGCGCCCTGGTGTTGTCGTGGGACGCCGTCGACGCGCTCTTCCCTCCCGGCATGGTGGAGGACATGTTCTCCGCCTACCAGCGCCTGCTGGAGGGGCTCGCCACCGAGGAGGCCTGGACGGGCGCGCTCCCGGAGTTGTTGCCACCCTCCCAGCGGGAGCTGCTCGCGCACTACAACGCCACCGAGGCTCCCCTCCCCCCGGGACGTCTGGAGGAGGGCTTCCTCGCCCAGGCCCGCCGTACCCCGGAGCGTCCCGCGCTGCTCACGGAGGGGCGCACGCTGAGCTACGGCGAGCTGGCCCGGCATGCCGCGACGCTCGCCGCCCGCCTCGTCGAGCTCGAGGTGAGGCCCCGGGAGTTCGTCGCCATCGCCATGCGCAAGGGCTGGGAGCAGGCCGTCGCGGTGCTCGGTGTGCTCCAGGCGGGCGCCGTCTATCTGCCGGTGGATCCCGAGCAGCCCTCGTCCCGGCTCCACCAGCTCCTGGAGGAGGGCCGCGTGCGCGTGGTGCTCACCCAGTCGGTGCTCGAGCCGCGCGTGTCCTGGCCGCCGGGCGTCCGGGTACTCGCGGTGGATGCCCTGGCGCCCACGGACGCGGCTCCTCCACCCCGGGGCACGCCGGAGGATCTGGCCTACGTCATCTACACGTCGGGATCCACCGGCCGGCCCAAGGGCGTGGCCATCGAGCACCGGGCGGCGCTCAACACCCTCGTCGACATCAACACCCGCTTCGGCTTCGGCCCCGAGGATCGGATCCTCGGCGTGTCCGCGTTGACCTTCGATCTCTCCGTCCAGGACATCCTGGGCCCCCTGCGTGTGGGCGGGGCGTTGGTGCTGCCCTCCGCCGAGCAGGAGAAGGATCCCGCCCATTGGTGGGAGCGGCTGGTCTCGGGCCGCGTGACGGTGTGGAACTCCACGCCGGCGCTGATGGGCCTGCTGGTGGAGTACGCCGAGGGCCGGGGACTCGCCCTGCCTCCGGCGCTGCGCCTGGTGATGCTCAGCGGGGATTGGATTCCCCTGGATCTCCCCGGATGCATCCGGGCGCTCGGTGCCCACGTCCAGATGGTGAGCCTGGGCGGGGCCACCGAGGCGTCCATCTGGTCCATCGCCCACCCCATCGGCGAGGTGTCTCCGGACTGGAAGAGCATTCCGTATGGCACCCCGCTGGCGAACCAGCGCTTCCACGTGCTGGATGGCCGGCTCCAGCCCCGGCCGGTGGGCGTGCCGGGCGAGCTGTACATCGGCGGCGTGGGGCTGGCGCGCGAGTACTGGGCGGATCCCACGATCACCGCGGAGCGTTTCCTCACGCACCCCGTCACGGGCGAGCGGCTCTACCGCACCGGAGACCACGGGCGGATGCTGCCCGAGGGAGTCATCGAGTTCCTCGGCCGCGAGGACTCGCAGGTGAAGGTGCAGGGCTTCCGGGTGGAACTGGGGGAGATCGAGTCCGCCCTGGCACGGCACCCGGAGCTGTCGGCGAGCGTGGTGGTGGCCCGTGGCGAGCCCCGGGGAGAGCGGCGGCTCGTGGGCTACGTGGTCCCCCGCCCGGGGCAGGCCCCCACCGGGGGCGAGCTGCGGCGCTTCCTGGCGGAACGGCTCCCGGCCTACATGGTGCCCTCCACCTTCGTGACGTTGGACTCCCTGCCGCGCAGCCGCAACGGGAAGATCGCCCGGGATCAATTGCCCGAGCCCCGGGAGCAGGCCGCCCCTCCGGCGGCGGTTGCCGCGCCGTCGTCCCAGGACGCTCTCACGCGGCGGCTGACGGCCCTGGTCCAGGAGGTCTTGCGGCTGGAGCGCCTGACGCCCAACGACAACCTGTTGGACTTGGGCGCCGACTCCGTGGCGCTCATCCGGCTCATCAACCGCCTGGACACGGAGCTGGGCTTCCGGCCGAGGCTGGCCGACATCTATGCCCATGCCTCCGTGGAAGGTCTGCTCGCCCTGTATGGCCGCGTGGCGGGAGAGAAGCCCAAGGCACCCGTCCAGGGAGGGGCGCCGCGAGCCGCCGTGCGCCTCGTCGAGGATCGTGAGGCCTTCAAGGCCAGCCGCCCCGGCCTGCGCCGCTTCCCCGAGGGCACCGCCGCGGTGGCGCTGGACGTGGGGACCGCTCCCCCGCCGAGGCGCCGCAGCGTCCGGGTCTTCGGGCTCGAGCCGGTGACGCGGGAGCAGATGGGCCGCCTGCTGGCGCCGCTGCGCGAGCTGAGCGTGGAGGACACCACGCGCTACCTCTATGCCTCCGCGGGCGGGCTCTACCCGGTGCAGACCTACCTGCACGTCAAGCCCGGCCGGGTGGTGGGGCTCGCGGCGGGCACCTGGTATCACGATCCGAGCACGCACCAGCTCGTCCCGCTCTCCGCTGGCGCCGAGCTGGATCGCCGCATCCACGACGCGCACCAGAACCGCGCCATCTTCGACTCGGCCGCCTTCTCGCTCTTCCTCGTGGGCCGCATGGGCGCGATCGAGCCCCTCTACGCCGAGCACTCGCTGCACTTCGCGACCCTGGAGGCGGGGTTGATGACGCAGTTGCTGGACCTGGACGCGGCCTCCCACGGGCTCGGGCTGTGCCACATCGGTGAGCTGGACTTCGCCCCCGTGCGCGCGCTGCTGCGCCTGGACGAGGACCATGTGCTGCTGCACAGCCTGGTGGGTGGAGGGCTCCCGTCCCACAGGGCTCCGGGGGAAGCACCCGCGCCGGGGCCCGGTGCGCCCTCGCGGCAGGTGGAGGAACTCCTGCGCCAGGTGAAGGCGCTCAGTCCCGAGGCGGCCCGCAAGCTGCTCGCCGCGCGCCGTGGTCCTTCTGGAGAACGAAATGAGTGA